In a single window of the Luteibacter rhizovicinus DSM 16549 genome:
- a CDS encoding GntR family transcriptional regulator, with amino-acid sequence MSITWNDSVPIYRQLRERVVAMILDGALNEGDPLPSVRQVAGDFQINPLTVSKAYQELVDEQLVEKRRGLGMFVIDGARDALLKSERERFLREEWPALFARLQRMGLDLKTLMREAQGSTEDPS; translated from the coding sequence ATGTCCATCACCTGGAACGACAGCGTCCCGATTTACCGCCAGCTCCGCGAACGCGTGGTGGCGATGATCCTGGACGGCGCCTTGAACGAAGGCGACCCGCTGCCGTCGGTACGCCAGGTCGCGGGGGATTTTCAGATCAACCCGCTGACTGTTTCCAAGGCGTATCAGGAGCTGGTCGACGAACAACTGGTTGAGAAACGGAGGGGTCTTGGCATGTTCGTGATCGATGGAGCGCGCGACGCGCTACTGAAGAGTGAAAGGGAGCGCTTCCTGCGCGAAGAATGGCCGGCACTGTTTGCCCGTCTCCAGCGCATGGGCCTCGATCTCAAGACCTTGATGCGTGAAGCCCAAGGCTCCACGGAGGATCCGTCATGA
- a CDS encoding ABC transporter ATP-binding protein, translating into MTAVVTATGLSKRYKSSLALDGASFQIGSGRIVGLIGPNGAGKTTALKAILGLTTFEGQLNVLGLDPRKDRDKLMEQVCFIADVAVLPRWIRVKDAVDFVANTHPRFDRAKCDAFLARTKLQPQQKVKQLSKGMIVQLHLALVMSIDARLLVLDEPTLGLDILYRKQFYQSLLEDYFDEEKTILVTTHQVEEIEHILTDLMFIRDGKIVLDTDMDSLGERFAEVLVGAEFAHAARELKPLDERQVFGKSIFLFDNVSRPELERLGEVRRPSIGDLFVATMKGTYA; encoded by the coding sequence ATGACCGCGGTCGTTACCGCCACCGGCCTGAGCAAGCGTTACAAGTCGTCACTGGCGCTGGATGGCGCCAGCTTCCAGATCGGATCGGGGCGCATCGTCGGCCTGATCGGCCCCAACGGGGCAGGCAAGACCACGGCGCTCAAGGCCATCCTCGGCCTGACCACCTTCGAGGGCCAGCTCAATGTCCTCGGCCTGGATCCCCGCAAGGATCGGGACAAGCTCATGGAACAGGTCTGCTTCATCGCCGACGTGGCCGTGCTGCCCCGCTGGATCCGGGTCAAGGATGCGGTCGACTTCGTCGCCAACACCCACCCCCGCTTCGACCGCGCCAAGTGCGACGCCTTCCTGGCCCGCACCAAGCTGCAGCCGCAGCAGAAGGTGAAACAGCTGTCCAAGGGCATGATCGTGCAGCTGCACCTGGCCCTGGTGATGTCGATCGATGCCCGGCTGCTGGTGCTGGACGAACCTACGCTGGGCCTGGACATCCTCTACCGCAAGCAGTTCTACCAGAGCCTTCTGGAAGACTACTTCGATGAGGAAAAGACCATCCTGGTCACCACGCATCAGGTCGAGGAGATCGAACACATCCTCACCGACCTCATGTTCATCCGCGACGGCAAGATCGTGCTCGATACCGACATGGACAGCCTGGGCGAGCGGTTCGCCGAGGTCCTGGTCGGCGCCGAGTTCGCACACGCCGCCCGGGAACTGAAGCCGCTCGATGAGCGCCAGGTCTTCGGCAAGAGCATTTTCCTCTTCGACAACGTCAGCCGGCCCGAGCTGGAACGCCTGGGCGAGGTACGACGCCCGTCGATCGGCGACCTCTTCGTCGCCACCATGAAGGGCACCTACGCATGA